In Thermomicrobiales bacterium, the following proteins share a genomic window:
- a CDS encoding TetR/AcrR family transcriptional regulator has product MSERGYADITLTLVAERAGVARNTVYGYYPDKEALLLAYLDREVAGVMDRATSAIQTVRSAADRLRVLIELQTEYFASTAAAGQDLAGVLNPQSFGQISAAFTPLLRLFTQIIQDGRDDGEFREVDVHSTARLVFGLLGTYRVALAEGTVTATQVSDTMLDLLLHGIARQPAAPSTNN; this is encoded by the coding sequence ATGAGCGAGCGCGGCTACGCTGACATCACTCTGACACTCGTTGCGGAACGCGCCGGCGTCGCACGGAACACGGTCTATGGCTACTATCCTGACAAGGAAGCTCTGCTCCTCGCCTACCTTGATCGTGAGGTCGCCGGAGTGATGGATCGCGCGACCTCAGCAATACAGACAGTGCGGTCGGCAGCCGACCGCCTGCGCGTCCTGATCGAACTCCAAACCGAATATTTCGCCTCAACGGCGGCAGCCGGGCAGGATCTTGCTGGTGTGCTGAACCCGCAAAGCTTCGGACAGATCAGCGCAGCATTCACACCACTGCTGCGCCTGTTTACCCAGATTATTCAGGACGGTCGCGACGACGGCGAATTCCGCGAGGTCGACGTTCATAGCACGGCCAGGCTGGTCTTCGGATTGCTCGGAACGTATCGAGTCGCGCTCGCCGAAGGCACGGTGACTGCGACACAGGTCAGCGACACTATGCTGGATCTGCTTCTCCACGGCATCGCACGCCAGCCAGCAGCACCATCGACCAACAACTAA
- a CDS encoding class I SAM-dependent methyltransferase, which yields MTSDNAQTLPAWQEDDSEVFIDLGRIMIPRRDEIEQTIMSLIPADPDDAFTFVDVAAGAGWLSKAILDRFPRSHALLLDGSAAMLAEAQTVLAEHTGRFDLKLFQLLDLSWIDDLPSRLRAVVSSLAIHHLDDGGKRDMFERLAPALESGGALLIADLVQPAGEYGLRHAARTWDAEVRRQSQEISGSLDAWNLFDGDDWNIFDHPDPMDTPSTLADQLDWLREAGYVGVDVFWALAGHAVYGAYLPA from the coding sequence ATGACCAGCGACAACGCCCAGACTCTACCTGCCTGGCAGGAAGACGATTCCGAAGTATTCATCGACCTCGGACGGATCATGATTCCGCGCCGGGATGAAATCGAGCAGACGATCATGTCGCTGATCCCAGCCGATCCAGACGACGCATTCACATTCGTCGATGTTGCAGCGGGCGCGGGCTGGCTGAGCAAGGCGATCCTCGACCGCTTTCCCCGATCGCACGCACTCCTGCTCGACGGCAGCGCGGCCATGCTCGCCGAAGCGCAGACCGTACTGGCTGAACACACCGGTCGCTTCGACCTCAAGCTCTTCCAATTGCTGGATCTCAGCTGGATTGATGACTTGCCGTCGCGCTTGCGAGCGGTCGTCTCCAGCCTGGCAATCCATCACCTCGATGACGGCGGCAAGCGCGATATGTTTGAGCGCCTCGCTCCAGCGCTAGAATCCGGTGGCGCACTCCTGATCGCCGATCTCGTGCAGCCCGCCGGAGAATACGGCCTGCGCCACGCAGCTCGCACCTGGGATGCCGAAGTACGCCGCCAGTCGCAAGAGATCAGCGGCTCGCTGGACGCGTGGAACCTGTTCGACGGCGACGACTGGAACATCTTCGATCACCCAGACCCGATGGACACGCCCTCAACGCTCGCAGATCAGCTCGACTGGCTGCGCGAAGCAGGCTACGTCGGGGTAGACGTCTTCTGGGCGCTGGCCGGTCACGCGGTGTATGGCGCTTACCTCCCGGCATAG